In the Mauremys mutica isolate MM-2020 ecotype Southern chromosome 13, ASM2049712v1, whole genome shotgun sequence genome, one interval contains:
- the TCEA2 gene encoding transcription elongation factor A protein 2, translated as MGGEDEIVRIAKRLDKMVSKKSADGAMDLLKELKSMPITLDLLQSTRIGMSVNALRKQSTDEEVISLAKSLIKSWKKLLDASEDKSEEKKRNSSLSASSSKESGDSRDQSSNKRQDPPKTPTTPKITTFPPVPVTCDAVRNKCREMLTSALQTDSDYVAIGADCEHLSAQIEEYIYQDVKNTDMKYKNRVRSRISNLKDSKNPELRKNVLCGAITPEQIAVMTSEEMASNELKEIRKAMTKEAIREHQIARTGGTQTDLFTCGKCKKKNCTYTQVQTRSSDEPMTTFVVCNECGNRWKFC; from the exons ATGGGCGGGGAGGACGAGATCGTGCGCATCGCCAAGCGGCTGGACAAGATGGTGTCCAAGAAAAGCGCG GATGGTGCGATGGATTTGCTGAAGGAACTGAAAAGTATGCCTATCACTCTGGACCTGTTACAG TCCACCCGGATTGGGATGTCGGTGAATGCGCTGAGGAAGCAGAGCACTGACGAGGAAGTGATATCACTTGCCAAATCACTTATCAAGTCCTGGAAAAAGCTTCTAG atgcttcagaggacaaAAGTGAGGAGAAGAAGAGGAATTCTTCCTTGTCGGCATCCTCCTCAAAAGAGAGCGGTGACTCGAGAGACCAAAG CTCCAACAAAAGGCAGGACCCACCGAAGACTCCAACCACGCCGAAAATCACCACCTTTCCGCCGGTGCCCGTCACCTGCGACGCTGTCCGCAACAAATGCAGAGAAATGCTGACTTCTGCTCTGCAGACCGACA GTGACTACGTTGCCATTGGTGCTGACTGTGAGCACCTCTCTGCCCAGATTGAAGAAT ATATCTACCAAGACGTCAAGAACACCGACATGAAGTACAAAAACCGCGTGAGGAGCCGCATCTCCAACCTGAAGGACTCCAAAAACCCTGAGCTGAGAAAGAACGTGTTGTGTGGAGCAATCACCCCGGAGCAGATTGCAGTGATGACCTCAGag GAAATGGCCAGTAACGAGCTGAAGGAGATTAGGAAAGCCATGACGAAGGAAGCGATCCGGGAGCACCAGATCGCTAGGACGGGAGGGACCCAGACTGACCTCTTCACCTGTGGGAAGTGCAAGAAGAAGAACTGCACTTACACTCAG